TGTACCTGCGGTGTTTGGCTGGGGACCGGCCTCGCTCTTGGCTGCAGTGGCTGCCTTGGGCGGAGTTTTGCTTCAACACTTCCTACCAGTCCGCCCTTCGTGCAACGCCGTTTGAAGTGGTTTATGGTCGACCTCCGCCATCTCTGGTAACTTATCTTCCAGACTCGGCTCGAGTGGCCGCTGTTGATCGCCAGCTCCGTGATCAGGATTCCTTTCTGCTGGATATTCGTGCTCGATTGGAGTTGGCCCAGGATACTATGAGGGAGCAGCATGACAAGAAGCGACGCTTTGTTGAGTTCGTTGTGGGAGATTGGGTTGTGCTTCGCCTCCATCATCGCACGGCGGTTGGCATCACTCCTCCTGCTTCTAAGCTGGGGCCTCGGTTTTTTGGGCCCTATCAGATCACGGAGCGTTTGGGTGTCGTGGCGTATCGCCTTCGTCTTCCACCAAAGGCTCGTATTCATAATGTTTTTCATGTGGCACTCTTTGAAGAAGTATAATGGGGATCCTCCTGCAGTTGTGGTGCCTTTGCCGTCCATTCTCCATGGGCGGGTGTTGCCTACTCCAGCTACCATTGTTCGCTCTCGTCTGAACCGCGGCCGTTGGCAGCTTCTTGTTCACTGGGAGGGCCGCACTGCTGCTGATGCTACCTGGGAAGACGTCGACGACTTCAAGGATCGTTATCCAGCATTTCAGCTCGCGGACGAGTTGTTTGTTGGGGAGGAGGGAAGTGTTATGGACGCCTTTGTAGGGCGCCAATATAGGCACCAGCCCAGGCCCAACCGTGGCTAAGGGGTGGCCGGCAGTTTTAGGAAGGGGAGGATTTTTAGTAGATTGatttggtttgttaggaaagtGATCCTAATCTATAAAGGACATCATAGGCTTGTAATCCGGAATTATCGAAGAAGGAATAAACCTATCAAGGTGGGCGGATTTCCCTTCGACAGTGGCTGCAAGCGATTCTGCAGCTGCCGCCGGCGAACCTCCCGCCGCACCACTTCCTCGCTACCCTTTGCGCTCTAACTCTCAGTCCAGTTTACTCCTCCACTCTCCCCTGCGTTCTCCCCACCGATGACGTATCACATGTTATCTTGTTATCAATTATCATCAAGATTCAAGAGAAGGGAAGTTGGTCGTTGACCCATTGTGCTCATGCTCGTGTATGTTCAAAAGTCATGCAATTATCCTGCCAACATTTGGGCATGTCTTGTTGTTTGAAATATGATATTCCAGTCTTGTATGCCATTATTTGTTACTCcgtcaaaaaaatatataattctaaCTTTTTAGGAACTCAAAAAACAATTTCAAATTTTACCAAATTTGTATAAAAACAGTATGATACAAGATAAGTActctctattttaaattataagtcgttttgacttttttgttatataaattttgctatatatctaaacatatattatatctagatacatatagCAAAATTGATGTACCGAAAAAGTCAAagtaacttataatttaaaagaAGAGAGTATAAATTGATTGTAAAATATATGTTACATAGTAAATCTAGTTGAatatataaatattattaatGCTATTCATCATAAAGTTAGTCAAAATTATACTCActtcgttttaaattataagttgctttgtcTTTTTTTgaacatccattttgctatgtatttagataaataatatgtctaAATACGTAGCAAAATGAATgaacaaaaaagtcaaaacgaattataatttgaaacggagggagtacgtgCTAGTTTAACTTTGAATAAAGTCCACTAGCGAAGGTTAAGCCACTAGTACATACGAGGATCTCAGCTTCATGTCTCATCCGGCTATAGCGCTGTGCAAGACCACGAGCATCTTCCAGGGGTGCACCCATAGCCATTGACCTCAATGGGTCTATAGTCTGAAATGTCAACAAATGTAAGAAACTTAAAATGTCCAAATGAGATCTAAATACCTCACAGATACGTGTGTTCTTATTTCTATCAGAATGGCATGCATAATATATTTCAGAAGGCTTGGACACAAACTTGCACTGAAAAAGGCAGTTCTAAGCAAATAAACGGAAATTATGCGTATGGCGATCAATTCCAATATACCATACACAAAGCAGAAACAGAATAATATGCTTGGTAACTTGGATTATTAGTACCAGAAAGTTACCGCTAAGGAGACTTTCAACATTTTGGTTTTCATGAGACTAAGATGGACTTCTGAAAATTTTACTCAAACAAAAAGACTTCCAACACCTTGGATATTCTAGGGTGTCACTGCAGTCTCCAGTTGCCAATGGAAACTTTCAATACAAATTCACATCCACCAATGATATCTTCTAGAAATTTCAGGAGGTAAAGCCATGCTAAAAATAAGTCACTTTAAATGCCTGAGATATATTCATCTGCCTAAAAAAGTTATTCAAATCCATTCCAATCAGCAACTCACTCCATGAACGGTAACTGTACCCTGAAATATGCATTCCACATAACACCTATATTTCCTGCCCGCCAAACAGACAACCAACCAAGAGCCTTCAAAAACCCCTTACACATAAATTCCCACAATCTCCAACTAAACAAGCCTTATGTGGGAAACTAACTCAGAGATCAGTAAGCACTTACCTGAGAAAATAAAATTCTGTTGAAATCCTCATACTCTTTCTCAATATTTCTCAAAGCACCTGATGGTGCCACTCATGCAGCCATCATGCCACAACAAGCATCTCAAACTCAAACACAGCAGTCATTCGATAAAACTGGCCATATGGATCACACTTAAATTAGACGATTTCTACAGCTATACACGAACATGGGACACCAATCCACGTTAAGCAAATTGAATACAAAACGGGGGTTCAAACAAAATACACAACGGGGGTTCAAACAAAATACACAGCAACCAGCTGATGCATCCCATGGCTTGTACACGCACATAGCCAAGCATGGAAACTCCAACATCAGACGGTACCAGAACATGATACATAAGCTATTACATGACAACAGCGACGAGTTCAGCAGAGTTCAACACAAGTTACACACCTTTACAAGATAAATACCAGAATAGATCACAATCAGTTCACAATCTCAGCCTACAATACACCTACAGTTAACTACACTCATAGATACGACAGATGGATAAATAGATTCCGGCTTCCACAAGGCAGGCAGTGACCAGTGACGACAACAGACCTACGATCCTTCAGTCTTCACCAGTGTAGAACTCGGTGCCTCGGTGGCAGGTGGTGAATACTGGAGCCAGTCTTTTGCGCAGACAAGTGCTTCCACAATCTCAGGTCGGAGAGAGCTTCTGTAGTCATCGAGCATGTGACTTCCTGTTCCAGCAGAGAATATAGAGCTGCCACTGCTTACCATGGACATTGGAATGGCCAAGATATCACGGGCCATTTTAGAGAGGGTTGGAAACTTTACTGTGTTTAGCTTCCACCAGTTCAGGATATCAAACTCTTGGATACGTGGAGTGAGGGATTCATCCAGGTACTGTTCCAGCTCAGATTTAGAGGGCTGGCTACTTTGGATCTCAGAAAGGTACATATCAAAGTCTAGAAGCCCATCACCAGTGGAAGCAGGCGGCCCTTGACTGTTATTCGCATTTGCTGGTCCATTATTCCCTTCACCTTGCTCAACATAGGCTGGGGTCAGTGGGAGTGGCTGAGCCACATACTCCTTATACAGCTCATGTACAGCATCATTGACCACCTTAACATACTTTGCAGCCTCAGCTCCATAGATTTTTGAGTAACTGAACTCAACAAGCTTCATCTTGAAACGTGGATCCATGACAACAGCAATGGCTAACACGAGGCTGCAATCTTTCCAGTACTTGTCAAACCTCTCATGCATATCCTTGGCAATGCTACTGAAAGTGGGATCTTCATGTCCTGTGCCATTTGCTAGCTCTAGCTGAAGTTTCCAAGCTTCATGGAAAAAGATGTTTGCAGTTGGGTTTGCTGCTGCCATGATGCTATGTGCAGAATCGTATAGCAGTTTCAGGTAATTACAGGCAGCCTCAACTTTCTTCCAATCCTCTGCTGATGGAGCTTCATTGTAGTTATCATCACATGTTTCTAGTGTAGTGAAAGTCTGCTTATAATCCAAGGCAGCTAACAACATCAGATAAGTGGTGTTCCACTGGGTTGTAACATCCAGACAAAGGGTCTTGGTACTGGGAATCTCCAGCTGCAGAGCAATCTCGGCAAACTTCTCTTCACGGGCAGAAGAAGCTTTTATGAACTTTATGCTTTCACGGATACTGTATACAACACCATGAATTGAAGCAATGACATCTTGTGCAACAGCATTAAGGATATGGGCATAGCACCTCACAACAAAGAGCTGTCCCTTAAGCATGAGATTGTTCTTGTTGGAGAGATGATCCCTCAAATTTGCACTGTAGATATCATGTGAGGAGCATTCATTATCCAATGTGATGGTGAATAGCTTGTCCTTCATATTCCAGTCAGAGAGGCTCAAGCTAATTGCCTCACTAAGTGCATTCTCTGAATGAGGAGATGACACCATCATGAAGTTAAGCATTCTTCGGTGCATTTTCCACTCGGAGTCGATAAACTGCCCTGCAAGTGAAACATACCCAAGAGTCTGACTAGTTGTCCACAATCTTATAGTGAGACTGATCCTTCCAGGCATAGTGCTGAATGATTGAAGCAGGTTCTCCTTTTCCTTCTGATAAACAGCATACACCTCTCCTTCCATCATATCAACATCCACAATCTTGAAACGCGGCTGCAGACTTTCAATAAAGATGGAAAATGCCGGCTGTTGGACAATGTGAAGTGGGTAGTCATGCTGAATGATCATCTTTGCCAAGTATGAGCAACTGCGGTCCTGATCAAAAGCAGCATTTGCATAACCAGTATATCTGTAGCGTCTCTTGGTTGGCCGCTCTATAGTTCCCTCACCATCATTGTCAGTCCCTCCAGTTGAAGGCAGTGCCAGCCTCTGCTCTTGATTCTTTATCTT
Above is a genomic segment from Miscanthus floridulus cultivar M001 chromosome 3, ASM1932011v1, whole genome shotgun sequence containing:
- the LOC136547593 gene encoding zinc finger BED domain-containing protein RICESLEEPER 2-like, whose product is MAEETANDAQVAQDNEIAPSNEAIQGDELVQGEELAQGEELVQGEELAHGEELSQGDDLVQGNELVVSEVTTPPTTGTRRRRKKSLVWEHFTIEAVAGGATRACCKLCKQTFAYSSGSKIAGTSHLKRHITLGSCPKIKNQEQRLALPSTGGTDNDGEGTIERPTKRRYRYTGYANAAFDQDRSCSYLAKMIIQHDYPLHIVQQPAFSIFIESLQPRFKIVDVDMMEGEVYAVYQKEKENLLQSFSTMPGRISLTIRLWTTSQTLGYVSLAGQFIDSEWKMHRRMLNFMMVSSPHSENALSEAISLSLSDWNMKDKLFTITLDNECSSHDIYSANLRDHLSNKNNLMLKGQLFVVRCYAHILNAVAQDVIASIHGVVYSIRESIKFIKASSAREEKFAEIALQLEIPSTKTLCLDVTTQWNTTYLMLLAALDYKQTFTTLETCDDNYNEAPSAEDWKKVEAACNYLKLLYDSAHSIMAAANPTANIFFHEAWKLQLELANGTGHEDPTFSSIAKDMHERFDKYWKDCSLVLAIAVVMDPRFKMKLVEFSYSKIYGAEAAKYVKVVNDAVHELYKEYVAQPLPLTPAYVEQGEGNNGPANANNSQGPPASTGDGLLDFDMYLSEIQSSQPSKSELEQYLDESLTPRIQEFDILNWWKLNTVKFPTLSKMARDILAIPMSMVSSGSSIFSAGTGSHMLDDYRSSLRPEIVEALVCAKDWLQYSPPATEAPSSTLVKTEGS